Within the Gracilinema caldarium DSM 7334 genome, the region TCCTCGGATAAAGCGGAGGTAGGTGGGCATGAGTTCCTTGTCATCATCGGTTATAAAGACCCGCTTCACATAGAGCTTGACCCCCGGTTTATAGTCCGCATTGTAGAGGTCAAAGGGAGCCTTTTTGGGGATATAGAAGAGGGTTACATATTCCAAGGTCCCTTCCGCTTTGGTGTGCACATAGAAAAGGGGATCTTCTGTATCATGGGCAATCTGTTTATAAAATTCGTTGTAGTCCTCTTCTTTCAGTTCTGTTTTTGCCTGCCGCCAGATTGCGGTCCCTGCATTGATCCGCTCAGTCTTTGTTTTGCTTCCCTTTTCTTTTCCCTTATCGTCATATTCCTTTTCTTCATAGGTCAGGTAGATGGGGAAGGCCACATGATTTGAATAGCGCTTAATAATGTCTTCGATAGTCCAGCGGTTGGCAAATTCAAGACCCTCTTCATTGAGATGCAAGATGACGGTAGTTCCATGGCTATCCCGTTGGGCAGTTTCGATTTCATAGCTTTCTTTGCCATCGCTGGTCCATTTCCAGGCCGCTTCTTCGCCGGCTTTGCGGGTAATAACTTCGATCTTATCGGCAACCATGAAGGCTGAGTAAAAACCAACGCCGAATTGTCCTATAAGGTTGGAATCTTTCTTTGCGTCGGCGGAAAGTTTTTCAAGGAATGCCCGGGTTCCCGAACGGGCAATAGTTCCTAAAGAAGTGATGAGGTCTTCCTCATTCATCCCAATACCAGTATCCGATACACTAAAGGTCTTCTGATCCCTGTTAAAAGAAATGTCGATGCGGGGATCAAACACGATGGATTTATAGGCTTCATCAGCCACGGTAAGGTATTTGAGCTTGTCCAGCGCGTCGGAAGCGTTAGAAACCAGCTCCCGAAGAAAAATTTCCCTGTTTGAATACAGTGAATGGATAATGAGGTGCAGTAATTGGCTTACCTCGGTCTGAAACTGATGCTGTGCCATGGGCAGAGACTCCTTGTTCGTGTTGATAGTAGGTAACCCGCAACGATGTTCGTCTTGAGTTCCCTTGTATAGGATGGTAATAAATATCTTGCCGCAGTGAGATATCGCGGACCTTTATAAAAATACTAAGAGAACCCTGCGAGGGGCAAGTAAAATTGTGATTATCAGGGCTTTACAAGGTGCTGTTATGAGTATTTCAGTACCTTGAGCCCCTGACCAAACTCTTCTATTATAATGAATATTATTGTTAATTAAGGTAGGCTTTTATGGCAATAGTATGGCATCCGGATACTCGGGAATTTCATCTACAGAACAGTTATGTCAGTTATATTATTTCACTTCTTCCCGATAATAGTCCTGGCCTTGCTTATTTTGGTAGACCTCTAGATCTGGAAGGCCGCTACAGCCGTCTTGTGAGGTTCGAAGACCGGGGCCTGACAACCCATCAATCCGGACTCCCTTCATCATTCTGTCTCGATTATGTACCCCGGGAATACCCTACTTATGGCCGGGGAGATTATCGTATACCGGCTATTACTTTGGAAACAGAACACGGCTTTCCTGTCATCCTCGATCTCCAGTATCGGGAACACTGGATTGTGCAGGGAAAACCATCCGTGCCAGGGCTTCCCGCTACATACTGCGATTCTGATGCAGAGGCCGAGAGCCTTATGCTAACCCTGGAAGACCCCTCATACCAGGTTCAGGTTGATGTGCACTATACCATCTTTAGGGATTATCCTGTTATTGCCCGCCGGGCAAGCATCCGTAATGGCGGGGTCCAGGCCTTGCGTATCCTGCGGGCCTATTCGGCCGTACTGGACCTGGATTCCTCTGATTGGGACTTTATTCATTTTTCCGGGGCCTGGGCCCGGGAGCGGCATGTGGTACGCAGACCC harbors:
- the htpG gene encoding molecular chaperone HtpG; amino-acid sequence: MAQHQFQTEVSQLLHLIIHSLYSNREIFLRELVSNASDALDKLKYLTVADEAYKSIVFDPRIDISFNRDQKTFSVSDTGIGMNEEDLITSLGTIARSGTRAFLEKLSADAKKDSNLIGQFGVGFYSAFMVADKIEVITRKAGEEAAWKWTSDGKESYEIETAQRDSHGTTVILHLNEEGLEFANRWTIEDIIKRYSNHVAFPIYLTYEEKEYDDKGKEKGSKTKTERINAGTAIWRQAKTELKEEDYNEFYKQIAHDTEDPLFYVHTKAEGTLEYVTLFYIPKKAPFDLYNADYKPGVKLYVKRVFITDDDKELMPTYLRFIRGVIDSEDLPLNVSREILQQNRILQNIRNASVKKLLSEFKALADNNKEKWEIFISQFNRPLKEGLYQDFANRETLQELVRFKSTAVEGWTSFADYVSRMKSDQKAIYYITGGDEKTLKASPLLEAYKAKGIEVLVMDDEIDDIVIPSLFKYKDYELKAVNRTGADEELGEQKDKDTEKDLKPVIEKLKKALGDRVKDVKLSRRLQDSPSCIVADEHDPSIQFAQMLRAMGQTELPEVKPILEINGSHPIVASLKDENNEDHIADVATVLLDQALLVEGVKLQDPADFVKRLNRLLSK